From Niallia sp. Man26:
GTTAATTATATACATATATCTCCATATAAATCATTTTAGCACTTTAAATGGGACATCGAACCAAAGAATAAGAAAAACGATAACGATTATAGATATTATATATGCTCGACCTGGTTTTTGCTGATGCAATGCAATGACAGAGAACATAATAAGATCAAACAAAAAGGAATATCCAAATTGCCAGCTGTTTTGGTACGATATTCTTCCTGTCAAAAATAGTATCCACTCTATCACTATATAGATTACAGACCAGACTACTATGTAAATTATGCGCTTTAACCACCCTTCAGGGAAATGGGACAAGAAGAGAAAGATACTAATCGGCATGGTTATAAGTGCATAAATAACGACAATCATCTCGTGGCTGTATAAAAAATCGGGATGAAACTTCCAAAGTGTATTTTCATTCACGATATACTCATAAAGCAGACCACCTGTAGATATAAAAAACATACTGGCATGATATTTTCGCCAGTTTTTCCAATCTCCCCATTTAAGAGAGGCTATAATAGTCAGAAGTGTGATGGCGACGTGCATCATACACAGCCCTTTCAGGTAATAATATAAACAGCAAATCCCTTTAGTACAAATGACCGAGGTCCTTTGAATCTATTCTTTCCATAGTAAGAAAAGATGATGTAAAAAATGCTTGGAATTTGTCTTAATAACCTTCCTTTTGTGAAAAAAGGCGGAATTTATGGTAGTATTAATTGTGCTAAATAAAAAAGTGTAGAAAGAAACGAGGAAAAAGAAATGAGTGTGATCACGAAAAAAAAGCCCAATAATGTTAAGTTTTTATCGCGGATTTTATTAGTAATTATTGGCGGGTTCATTACAGCTTATGGACTTGAAGCAGTATTAATTCCAAACAATGTTTCCGACGGTGGAGTTACCGGGATCAGCATTGTTATATCCCAACTGACAGATTTACCGCTAGGCATTTTGATTGCTATCTTAAATTTACCGTTTATATTTTTAGGATATAAGCAAATTGGTAAGAGTTTTGCGATATTTTCCATAATCGGCATCGCCTCACTGGCTGCAGGTACAGTACTTATGCACCATATCAATACGATTATTCATGGAGATACATTGCTTGTTACTGTAGTCGGCGGAATCATCATCGGTTTTGGTATGGGTCTTGCTTTGCGTAACGGTGGAGCACTTGATGGAATTGATATGCTTGCAGTATTACTGTCACGAAAATTGCCTTTTGGTACGAGCGACCTTATTTTATTTCTTAATGTTTTTGTATTTGCTATTGTATCAATCGTATTCGGTCTACAAGGAGCAATCCTCTCTGGTATCGCCTACTTTATCGCCTCTAAAGTAATCCATATCGTTGAAGAAGGTTTAAGCGGATCTAAAACCTTTAAAATCATTACAAATGAACCAGAATTGATGGTAGAGACTATCCGTGACAGACTAGGCAGAAGTGCTACATACAGTCTAGTACAGGGAGCCTATTCTAGTGAAAGATTTAAAGAAATCACTTGTGTCATCAACAGACTGGAAGAAAGCAAAATGAAAGAAATCATCTATGAAATTGACAGCGGCGCCTTCGTTACAGTTTATGATGTAGCAGAAGTTAAAGGCGGTAATTTCAAAAAGAAAGATATCCATTAAACAACATAGGCGAGAAAGAAAAATATTCTTTCTCGCCTTTTTTCTATTTACTAATGAAAGGACAAGCCTCACTCACGAAGAGTGAGGCTTGTCCTTTTACTTAAGACAGACAGTAATAAACCTAGTATTTGCCTAGACCAGAATCTGGCGTTTGAATAATTACAGGGTTTTTGTCTGGATTCAGCCATTTTAACACTGTCGTTACATTAGCTTTAGAAGTGGCTGTGCAGCCGGCTGTATAGCCATACTTGCCTGCAACATGGAAGAAAATCGCGCTTCCTTTTCCTGCAACAGGGTTTTTCGTATTATAATTGATAACAAATCCTAAATCATATTCAGGAATATTCATCTTTTCGGCACTTTTCCAGCGTCCATTGTTTTTAGAAGCCTTTTGCCAAGTATTGTATAAGGAGGAGGCTGGATCATCTACCCAAACATCATCACTTGTAATTTTGCGATACGGCAATTTCGTACCTGGATTAGCTCCTCTCCCAAAGGCTGTCCCAATTGTATATTTCCCTGTCGGTGAAGCTTGAGAGCCTTCTGACATTTTGTCAGTCATTCCATTTTTGCCAAGCACGCCTGTCATCGATTGAACTTGTTTCCATTTGCCATTAGTCTTCTCAAATGTACGT
This genomic window contains:
- a CDS encoding CBO0543 family protein, encoding MMHVAITLLTIIASLKWGDWKNWRKYHASMFFISTGGLLYEYIVNENTLWKFHPDFLYSHEMIVVIYALITMPISIFLFLSHFPEGWLKRIIYIVVWSVIYIVIEWILFLTGRISYQNSWQFGYSFLFDLIMFSVIALHQQKPGRAYIISIIVIVFLILWFDVPFKVLK
- a CDS encoding YitT family protein — translated: MSVITKKKPNNVKFLSRILLVIIGGFITAYGLEAVLIPNNVSDGGVTGISIVISQLTDLPLGILIAILNLPFIFLGYKQIGKSFAIFSIIGIASLAAGTVLMHHINTIIHGDTLLVTVVGGIIIGFGMGLALRNGGALDGIDMLAVLLSRKLPFGTSDLILFLNVFVFAIVSIVFGLQGAILSGIAYFIASKVIHIVEEGLSGSKTFKIITNEPELMVETIRDRLGRSATYSLVQGAYSSERFKEITCVINRLEESKMKEIIYEIDSGAFVTVYDVAEVKGGNFKKKDIH